In Vanacampus margaritifer isolate UIUO_Vmar chromosome 18, RoL_Vmar_1.0, whole genome shotgun sequence, a genomic segment contains:
- the LOC144037884 gene encoding uncharacterized protein LOC144037884 isoform X2, translated as MAPAKDTEVKRGISVLWETLQCPICLDLLTQPVSTKCDHQFCKFCMLKLLDNNKLSRADCPVCKEKITKRSLQESPGFQRLVAGLQDMIQAYEHDTGTNYFTGLAQEERRSQANDDKPVDGTSDNVEGVEKALPSSHSSTIAALNGFARVMGFKDSNPLTTEGEVEDGSVQTSQSEELIEATVKASRLTTGRKRRNDQVVPAFTGSQPRTQSPRQKQKNDEDQDQIFESRKRRSKEKVAEWLMKVPAEGNLPLEEPRELARVSDDSDSGTYAPDVQTFNKKEQIGKSLEAHVFGVTYKRKQRVHQSAGSKPPSHASKELSKKTTSLTPTDFTKSLEEKLLDLEELVTMDVSEEPANCETPKKNPDKPPETNEPERKPTKRLRRTLQQVNSDLPAKAETKTPAAKKADKRRGPSERGKSARAVKPLLLVGVQNGDAAAKSKLPSEAVQVHIENYPSSEDQEALVTTGTRRSKRLHSSSRDVRQPAPKKAPTRQRAKTLRKDVKDGGTSNPSHANACKSNGCIYDKDICAIEDMEISHLDDLVKGAPPTQNQADRDPPLLLSSASLFGAAPDDPAPRSFASAQQDCNDSEMDTAQLLRSFKAATRKSFRLACSGRKRSRCEDEEFAHSPEKSNSTKSGVQQTPPRSDFTEPSTCSDLIPPTDSPTRKMAAKVVAAPVLLRNTVSSALSPNKVTAHETESPLASFIPRVVDSGLLFHERQKIPESPFESAAGNCPATTSQHSLNPDCSSTPDGLGVEPDRGTQTSVQSSVLSNPSRKTRRTTPRLRYSSETLSSSNEELPTLVQIFQQGAPRRQDAAEANRHEGDDVAVRCVTPDYVTDSQASVDLFDPPDESDVPANGACASAESSQFTSEVLVTQQKLEMQQDLVRLKKLMAIVTEVLQEKEANPAVCPNVQKLDPGEPDASRDADRKDLAEGAEQPGRHPRDGEELPQPAVETSAKSGADSNSTSNDKENKAPHRAKMVLVSSGLAPAEQMAVRRFAKRVGARVVSQVTAEVTHIVMCTDEHLVCERTLKYFLGIAGRKWVVSFQWIAECFKQKKVVDESLFEVRGDVVNGSDHFGPKRARTTGDDNLLMKGYEICFQGPFTNMTTEEMEWMVQLCGATVAKDPLALDKRKSNQLVIVQPGSEPSSYSSLAKQATVVTRAWLLDSLATYDLQGYGNYLTS; from the exons ATGGCACCAGCCAAAGACACCGAGGTGAAAAGAGGGATTTCTGTCCTATGGGAGACCCTGCAATGCCCCATATG TCTGGATTTGTTGACGCAACCTGTTTCCACCAAGTGTGACCATCAGTTTTGCAA GTTTTGTATGCTGAAGCTGTTGGACAACAACAAACTAAGCAGAGCCGATTGCCCTGTGTGTAAAGAAAAGATAACAAAGAG aAGCTTGCAGGAGAGTCCGGGTTTCCAGAGACTGGTCGCAGGGCTGCAAGACATGATCCAGGCGTACGAACATGACACTGGCACAAACT ACTTCACTGGACTGGCCCAAGAAGAAAGGCGATCTCA GGCAAACGATGACAAACCGGTTGATGGAACATCTGACAACGTGGAAGGTGTTGAAAAGGCACTTCCGAGTTCTCACTCATCAACTATAGCAG ctctcaATGGATTTGCAAGAGTCATGGGATTTAAAGATTCCAATCCTTTGACGACAGAAGGTGAAGTTGAGGACGGCTCCGTTCAAACGTCACAATCCGAGGAATTGATTGAAGCAACAGTCAAAGCATCAAGACTCACAACGGGAAGGAAAAGGCGAAATGACCAAGTTGTGCCGGCTTTTACGGGAAGTCAACCTCGAACGCAATCCCCCAGGCAGAAGCAGAAGAACGATGAGGATCAGGACCAAATCTTCGAGAGCAGGAAGAGGCGGAGTAAGGAGAAGGTCGCGGAGTGGCTCATGAAGGTTCCCGCTGAGGGGAACCTTCCGTTGGAGGAACCCAGAGAGCTTGCCCGCGTTTCCGACGATTCGGACAGCGGCACTTACGCGCCGGACGTCCAAACGTTCAACAAGAAGGAGCAGATCGGCAAATCTCTTGAAGCGCATGTTTTTGGGGTCACCTACAAACGAAAGCAAAGAGTTCATCAAAGCGCAGGCAGCAAACCGCCATCACATGCCTCAAAAGAGCTATCCAAGAAGACGACCAGTCTGACTCCGACTGACTTCACAAAAAGCCTTGAAGAGAAACTTTTAGATCTGGAAGAGCTTGTAACGATGGACGTCTCTGAAGAACCGGCAAATTGTGAGACTCCCAAGAAGAATCCGGACAAACCTCCAGAAACTAACGAGCCTGAACGCAAGCCAACCAAGAGGCTGCGTCGCACCTTGCAGCAGGTCAACTCTGATTTGCCGGCCAAAGCGGAGACGAAAACTCCCGCTGCGAAAAAAGCAGACAAGCGGCGAGGCCCCTCCGAGAGGGGCAAGTCCGCCAGAGCCGTGAAACCTCTGCTCCTTGTCGGAGTTCAAAACGGAGACGCCGCCGCTAAGAGTAAGCTTCCGTCGGAGGCGGTTCAGGTGCACATCGAGAACTACCCGAGCAGCGAGGATCAGGAGGCGCTCGTCACGACGGGCACCCGCAGATCCAAGAGGCTTCACTCGTCTTCCCGGGATGTCCGACAGCCAGCTCCCAAAAAAGCTCCGACTCGCCAGAGGGCCAAAACGCTCAGAAAGGACGTTAAAGATGGCGGAACATCGAATCCTTCCCATGCAAATGCTTGCAAAAGTAATGGTTGCATATATGACAAAGACATCTGTGCAATCGAAGACATGGAGATCTCCCATCTGGACGATCTCGTTAAGGGAGCTCCTCCCACTCAAAACCAAGCAGATCGTGACCCGCCTCTGCTTCTAAGTTCCGCAAGTCTGTTTGGGGCGGCTCCGGACGATCCCGCTCCTCGTTCCTTTGCGAGTGCCCAGCAGGACTGTAACGACAGCGAGATGGACACCGCCCAACTCCTCAGGAGCTTCAAGGCCGCCACAAGGAAGTCGTTCCGCCTCGCCTGCTCGGGTAGGAAGAGGAGTCGGTGCGAGGATGAAGAATTCGCGCACAGCCCGGAGAAGAGCAACAGTACTAAATCGGGAGTCCAGCAGACGCCGCCGAGATCGGACTTCACCGAGCCGTCAACTTGTAGCGATTTGATCCCCCCGACCGATTCGCCTACaaggaaaatggctgccaaagtGGTGGCCGCTCCCGTGCTCCTCAGGAATACCGTCAGCAGTGCCCTCAGTCCAAACAAAGTGACTGCACATGAAACGGAAAGCCCCCTCGCGTCCTTCATCCCCCGGGTCGTGGATTCTGGACTCCTTTTTCATGAGCGCCAGAAGATTCCGGAGAGTCCGTTTGAATCGGCCGCTGGAAACTGCCCGGCAACCACATCGCAACATTCCTTAAATCCCGACTGCTCCTCGACTCCGGACGGCCTCGGAGTTGAGCCGGACCGCGGAACCCAGACGAGCGTCCAGTCGTCCGTTCTCAGCAACCCCAGCCGCAAGACGCGGAGGACGACTCCGAGGCTGCGGTACTCGTCAGAGACGTTGAGCAGCTCCAATGAGGAGTTGCCCACTTTGGTGCAAATCTTCCAGCAGGGCGCTCCCCGCCGTCAGGACGCCGCCGAAGCTAACCGGCACGAAGGCGATGATGTCGCGGTGCGGTGTGTGACGCCAGACTACGTAACCGACAGTCAAGCGTCCGTCGACTTGTTCGACCCTCCAGATGAAT CGGATGTGCCAGCCAACGGAGCATGCGCGTCTGCTGAGTCGTCGCAATTCACAAGCGAGGTTCTTGTTACACAG CAAAAGCTGGAGATGCAGCAGGATCTGGTGAGGCTGAAGAAATTGATGGCGATAGTGACTGAGGTGCTCCAGGAGAAGGAGGCCAACCCTGCTGTGT GCCCAAACGTGCAGAAATTGGATCCAGGTGAGCCGGATGCAAGCCGTGATGCAGACAG GAAAGACCTTGCAGAAGGTGCAGAGCAGCCCGGAAGGCATCCCCGTGATGGAGAAGAGTTGCCTCAGCCCGCCGTCGAGACGT CTGCGAAAAGCGGCGCCGATTCCAATTCGACCTCCAACGACAAAGAGAACAAGGCTCCCCATAGAGCCAAAATGGTGCTGGTGTCGTCTGGATTGGCGCCCGCCGAGCAG ATGGCGGTGAGGAGGTTCGCGAAGAGAGTCGGCGCGCGTGTGGTTTCCCAGGTGACCGCAGAGGTGACTCACATTGTTATGTGCACAG ATGAACACCTGGTATGCGAACGTACCCTCAAATACTTCCTTGGCATTGCAGGCAGGAAGTGGGTGGTGAGCTTTCAGT GGATCGCCGAATGCTTCAAGCAAAAGAAAGTCGTGGACGAG AGCTTATTTGAAGTACGAGGCGACGTGGTGAACGGGTCCGATCACTTTGGCCCTAAGAGAGCTCGCACCACCGGAGACGACAAT CTTCTCATGAAGGGCTACGAAATCTGCTTCCAGGGACCTTTCACAAATATGACCACAG
- the LOC144037884 gene encoding uncharacterized protein LOC144037884 isoform X1: protein MAPAKDTEVKRGISVLWETLQCPICLDLLTQPVSTKCDHQFCKFCMLKLLDNNKLSRADCPVCKEKITKRSLQESPGFQRLVAGLQDMIQAYEHDTGTNYFTGLAQEERRSHRANDDKPVDGTSDNVEGVEKALPSSHSSTIAALNGFARVMGFKDSNPLTTEGEVEDGSVQTSQSEELIEATVKASRLTTGRKRRNDQVVPAFTGSQPRTQSPRQKQKNDEDQDQIFESRKRRSKEKVAEWLMKVPAEGNLPLEEPRELARVSDDSDSGTYAPDVQTFNKKEQIGKSLEAHVFGVTYKRKQRVHQSAGSKPPSHASKELSKKTTSLTPTDFTKSLEEKLLDLEELVTMDVSEEPANCETPKKNPDKPPETNEPERKPTKRLRRTLQQVNSDLPAKAETKTPAAKKADKRRGPSERGKSARAVKPLLLVGVQNGDAAAKSKLPSEAVQVHIENYPSSEDQEALVTTGTRRSKRLHSSSRDVRQPAPKKAPTRQRAKTLRKDVKDGGTSNPSHANACKSNGCIYDKDICAIEDMEISHLDDLVKGAPPTQNQADRDPPLLLSSASLFGAAPDDPAPRSFASAQQDCNDSEMDTAQLLRSFKAATRKSFRLACSGRKRSRCEDEEFAHSPEKSNSTKSGVQQTPPRSDFTEPSTCSDLIPPTDSPTRKMAAKVVAAPVLLRNTVSSALSPNKVTAHETESPLASFIPRVVDSGLLFHERQKIPESPFESAAGNCPATTSQHSLNPDCSSTPDGLGVEPDRGTQTSVQSSVLSNPSRKTRRTTPRLRYSSETLSSSNEELPTLVQIFQQGAPRRQDAAEANRHEGDDVAVRCVTPDYVTDSQASVDLFDPPDESDVPANGACASAESSQFTSEVLVTQQKLEMQQDLVRLKKLMAIVTEVLQEKEANPAVCPNVQKLDPGEPDASRDADRKDLAEGAEQPGRHPRDGEELPQPAVETSAKSGADSNSTSNDKENKAPHRAKMVLVSSGLAPAEQMAVRRFAKRVGARVVSQVTAEVTHIVMCTDEHLVCERTLKYFLGIAGRKWVVSFQWIAECFKQKKVVDESLFEVRGDVVNGSDHFGPKRARTTGDDNLLMKGYEICFQGPFTNMTTEEMEWMVQLCGATVAKDPLALDKRKSNQLVIVQPGSEPSSYSSLAKQATVVTRAWLLDSLATYDLQGYGNYLTS from the exons ATGGCACCAGCCAAAGACACCGAGGTGAAAAGAGGGATTTCTGTCCTATGGGAGACCCTGCAATGCCCCATATG TCTGGATTTGTTGACGCAACCTGTTTCCACCAAGTGTGACCATCAGTTTTGCAA GTTTTGTATGCTGAAGCTGTTGGACAACAACAAACTAAGCAGAGCCGATTGCCCTGTGTGTAAAGAAAAGATAACAAAGAG aAGCTTGCAGGAGAGTCCGGGTTTCCAGAGACTGGTCGCAGGGCTGCAAGACATGATCCAGGCGTACGAACATGACACTGGCACAAACT ACTTCACTGGACTGGCCCAAGAAGAAAGGCGATCTCA CAGGGCAAACGATGACAAACCGGTTGATGGAACATCTGACAACGTGGAAGGTGTTGAAAAGGCACTTCCGAGTTCTCACTCATCAACTATAGCAG ctctcaATGGATTTGCAAGAGTCATGGGATTTAAAGATTCCAATCCTTTGACGACAGAAGGTGAAGTTGAGGACGGCTCCGTTCAAACGTCACAATCCGAGGAATTGATTGAAGCAACAGTCAAAGCATCAAGACTCACAACGGGAAGGAAAAGGCGAAATGACCAAGTTGTGCCGGCTTTTACGGGAAGTCAACCTCGAACGCAATCCCCCAGGCAGAAGCAGAAGAACGATGAGGATCAGGACCAAATCTTCGAGAGCAGGAAGAGGCGGAGTAAGGAGAAGGTCGCGGAGTGGCTCATGAAGGTTCCCGCTGAGGGGAACCTTCCGTTGGAGGAACCCAGAGAGCTTGCCCGCGTTTCCGACGATTCGGACAGCGGCACTTACGCGCCGGACGTCCAAACGTTCAACAAGAAGGAGCAGATCGGCAAATCTCTTGAAGCGCATGTTTTTGGGGTCACCTACAAACGAAAGCAAAGAGTTCATCAAAGCGCAGGCAGCAAACCGCCATCACATGCCTCAAAAGAGCTATCCAAGAAGACGACCAGTCTGACTCCGACTGACTTCACAAAAAGCCTTGAAGAGAAACTTTTAGATCTGGAAGAGCTTGTAACGATGGACGTCTCTGAAGAACCGGCAAATTGTGAGACTCCCAAGAAGAATCCGGACAAACCTCCAGAAACTAACGAGCCTGAACGCAAGCCAACCAAGAGGCTGCGTCGCACCTTGCAGCAGGTCAACTCTGATTTGCCGGCCAAAGCGGAGACGAAAACTCCCGCTGCGAAAAAAGCAGACAAGCGGCGAGGCCCCTCCGAGAGGGGCAAGTCCGCCAGAGCCGTGAAACCTCTGCTCCTTGTCGGAGTTCAAAACGGAGACGCCGCCGCTAAGAGTAAGCTTCCGTCGGAGGCGGTTCAGGTGCACATCGAGAACTACCCGAGCAGCGAGGATCAGGAGGCGCTCGTCACGACGGGCACCCGCAGATCCAAGAGGCTTCACTCGTCTTCCCGGGATGTCCGACAGCCAGCTCCCAAAAAAGCTCCGACTCGCCAGAGGGCCAAAACGCTCAGAAAGGACGTTAAAGATGGCGGAACATCGAATCCTTCCCATGCAAATGCTTGCAAAAGTAATGGTTGCATATATGACAAAGACATCTGTGCAATCGAAGACATGGAGATCTCCCATCTGGACGATCTCGTTAAGGGAGCTCCTCCCACTCAAAACCAAGCAGATCGTGACCCGCCTCTGCTTCTAAGTTCCGCAAGTCTGTTTGGGGCGGCTCCGGACGATCCCGCTCCTCGTTCCTTTGCGAGTGCCCAGCAGGACTGTAACGACAGCGAGATGGACACCGCCCAACTCCTCAGGAGCTTCAAGGCCGCCACAAGGAAGTCGTTCCGCCTCGCCTGCTCGGGTAGGAAGAGGAGTCGGTGCGAGGATGAAGAATTCGCGCACAGCCCGGAGAAGAGCAACAGTACTAAATCGGGAGTCCAGCAGACGCCGCCGAGATCGGACTTCACCGAGCCGTCAACTTGTAGCGATTTGATCCCCCCGACCGATTCGCCTACaaggaaaatggctgccaaagtGGTGGCCGCTCCCGTGCTCCTCAGGAATACCGTCAGCAGTGCCCTCAGTCCAAACAAAGTGACTGCACATGAAACGGAAAGCCCCCTCGCGTCCTTCATCCCCCGGGTCGTGGATTCTGGACTCCTTTTTCATGAGCGCCAGAAGATTCCGGAGAGTCCGTTTGAATCGGCCGCTGGAAACTGCCCGGCAACCACATCGCAACATTCCTTAAATCCCGACTGCTCCTCGACTCCGGACGGCCTCGGAGTTGAGCCGGACCGCGGAACCCAGACGAGCGTCCAGTCGTCCGTTCTCAGCAACCCCAGCCGCAAGACGCGGAGGACGACTCCGAGGCTGCGGTACTCGTCAGAGACGTTGAGCAGCTCCAATGAGGAGTTGCCCACTTTGGTGCAAATCTTCCAGCAGGGCGCTCCCCGCCGTCAGGACGCCGCCGAAGCTAACCGGCACGAAGGCGATGATGTCGCGGTGCGGTGTGTGACGCCAGACTACGTAACCGACAGTCAAGCGTCCGTCGACTTGTTCGACCCTCCAGATGAAT CGGATGTGCCAGCCAACGGAGCATGCGCGTCTGCTGAGTCGTCGCAATTCACAAGCGAGGTTCTTGTTACACAG CAAAAGCTGGAGATGCAGCAGGATCTGGTGAGGCTGAAGAAATTGATGGCGATAGTGACTGAGGTGCTCCAGGAGAAGGAGGCCAACCCTGCTGTGT GCCCAAACGTGCAGAAATTGGATCCAGGTGAGCCGGATGCAAGCCGTGATGCAGACAG GAAAGACCTTGCAGAAGGTGCAGAGCAGCCCGGAAGGCATCCCCGTGATGGAGAAGAGTTGCCTCAGCCCGCCGTCGAGACGT CTGCGAAAAGCGGCGCCGATTCCAATTCGACCTCCAACGACAAAGAGAACAAGGCTCCCCATAGAGCCAAAATGGTGCTGGTGTCGTCTGGATTGGCGCCCGCCGAGCAG ATGGCGGTGAGGAGGTTCGCGAAGAGAGTCGGCGCGCGTGTGGTTTCCCAGGTGACCGCAGAGGTGACTCACATTGTTATGTGCACAG ATGAACACCTGGTATGCGAACGTACCCTCAAATACTTCCTTGGCATTGCAGGCAGGAAGTGGGTGGTGAGCTTTCAGT GGATCGCCGAATGCTTCAAGCAAAAGAAAGTCGTGGACGAG AGCTTATTTGAAGTACGAGGCGACGTGGTGAACGGGTCCGATCACTTTGGCCCTAAGAGAGCTCGCACCACCGGAGACGACAAT CTTCTCATGAAGGGCTACGAAATCTGCTTCCAGGGACCTTTCACAAATATGACCACAG